From a single Rhizobium lusitanum genomic region:
- a CDS encoding LTA synthase family protein, with protein MKLHDFPALLTVACFAFSCVVIFLTDPFAMPAAINRQNRTERSLRRRAFEWAAKIPVIALVYAGFFAISWRPLYGAQGAISFFVIFTGISRAKFQFIREPLVFSDIALVVDVFKYKEIFYASSLNVVFWIIALSYVFGVSGLYMYFEPSILPDSNGFLWVLVMLAVAFGPWLALFSRIVSDPVCRFTQKVLGKVDVKKDTVRFGTFESVVFHFVIWVGVKREAIVTQLSERLISVLHELWEHGDDEPLIVVWQSESFIDLRHFGVESVKLPNLDRLREQAAQWGRMTSVFEGGYTLRTEFAVLSGLLPENVHIDASYPYLRASHYKDVVWPARLKKVGWKTQFIHPYDRTFFLRHKAMPQLGFDRMIMLDEFDHRPDRDGPYVSDLALTKSVIRAIDEEGTAKNFVFVASMANHGPWEPGRCGDLTDPVEIYSELLMRADHALGNLAHHLDRLDRPVWLLFYGDHAPLLKAFADPFPDPRTDYIVVPLGRARAHSQKPMPAQEEAPWNLIGTLLRYAGLSTEVPE; from the coding sequence TTGAAACTTCATGATTTTCCAGCTCTTCTGACGGTTGCCTGCTTCGCATTCTCCTGCGTCGTCATATTCCTGACCGATCCCTTTGCGATGCCCGCCGCCATCAACAGGCAAAATCGTACCGAGAGAAGCTTGAGGCGGCGAGCCTTTGAATGGGCTGCAAAAATTCCGGTCATCGCTCTGGTCTATGCTGGTTTCTTCGCTATTTCCTGGCGCCCGCTTTATGGCGCGCAGGGTGCGATTAGCTTTTTCGTCATCTTCACCGGCATTTCGCGCGCAAAATTCCAGTTCATCCGCGAGCCCCTGGTCTTTTCCGATATCGCCCTGGTGGTCGACGTTTTCAAATACAAGGAAATTTTCTACGCGAGTTCCCTGAACGTCGTCTTCTGGATCATCGCGCTTTCGTATGTGTTCGGTGTCAGCGGTCTTTACATGTATTTCGAGCCGTCGATCCTGCCCGACAGCAACGGCTTCCTGTGGGTTCTCGTGATGCTGGCCGTCGCCTTCGGTCCCTGGCTTGCCTTGTTCAGCCGCATCGTCAGCGATCCGGTCTGTCGTTTCACACAGAAGGTTCTGGGCAAGGTCGACGTCAAGAAGGATACGGTCAGGTTCGGCACGTTCGAATCTGTCGTCTTTCATTTCGTCATCTGGGTCGGCGTCAAGCGTGAGGCGATTGTGACGCAGCTGTCGGAGCGCCTCATCTCCGTCCTTCACGAGCTTTGGGAGCATGGCGACGACGAGCCGCTGATCGTCGTCTGGCAATCCGAATCCTTCATCGACCTTCGACATTTCGGCGTGGAGAGCGTCAAGCTGCCCAATCTCGACCGGTTGCGGGAACAGGCGGCGCAATGGGGGCGGATGACCAGCGTCTTCGAGGGCGGCTATACGCTGCGCACAGAATTCGCCGTATTGAGCGGCCTGTTGCCCGAAAACGTCCATATCGACGCGAGCTATCCCTATCTGCGCGCCAGCCACTACAAGGATGTCGTCTGGCCGGCGCGGCTGAAGAAAGTCGGCTGGAAGACGCAGTTCATCCACCCCTACGACAGAACCTTCTTCCTGCGCCACAAAGCCATGCCGCAGCTCGGCTTCGACCGGATGATAATGCTGGACGAATTCGATCACAGGCCTGATCGCGATGGACCCTATGTCAGCGATCTGGCGCTGACGAAGAGCGTGATTCGCGCGATCGACGAAGAGGGCACGGCAAAGAATTTCGTCTTCGTCGCCTCCATGGCGAATCATGGCCCCTGGGAGCCCGGTCGCTGCGGCGATCTGACGGATCCGGTGGAGATTTATAGCGAATTGCTGATGCGCGCCGACCACGCGCTCGGTAATCTCGCTCATCATCTCGACAGGCTCGATCGTCCTGTCTGGCTGCTGTTCTATGGCGATCACGCGCCGCTGCTGAAGGCTTTCGCCGATCCCTTCCCGGATCCGCGCACGGATTACATCGTCGTTCCGCTCGGCCGGGCGCGGGCGCATTCGCAAAAGCCGATGCCGGCGCAGGAAGAGGCGCCCTGGAACCTCATCGGCACCTTGCTGCGCTATGCCGGTCTCAGCACGGAGGTCCCGGAGTGA